Below is a window of Humulus lupulus chromosome 9, drHumLupu1.1, whole genome shotgun sequence DNA.
tgactatgtggcaggcatgattaatatgattatgtgagtatattatatgcatgtttatgactattaaatatgcatgcgggccctcTACTGTTCATAAGGGTATACTTATAATTCTGGCCCGTTAAGGGCttaaatgcgattatatgtgataaatggttgagaccacattattatgtggatatatttggaaaATGGCTTGAGACACTCCTAGTaagcggattagcaaaatagtcacagcggggttttaatactcggctcggggggagccagggggtattttgggaatttagagaatattttgggaattattagaaATTAAATAagtgtttggtaattaattggacatgacgggTTTAATTGgataatagtaggaacacttgaggaattagcgggaatcgaggGAAATGACCATACTACCCTTATGAGCAATAAGGAGCTGAATAATTCTAAGCGGCAATATAGTCTTTTTAGGGGTTAAAGGATATACTTTGTGGGATTCTAGACTTAGCCAGAAACCACCTGACAACTCTCAATTCCCATTCACTCTCTGTCTCACGTTTTTTCTCAAGAAGCCTATGGGGGAAATTTCTGAATTTTGAAAGAGAAGCTAAGGGAACAAGCTTGGAATTGGAGCTGAGTTTGGCAGGGTTAAACTAAGGAATTAAGTTGAAAGAAAGCAGATGATAGTTGGAGAAACTCAAGGTGTAACTAAGGTTATCGCTaaggcttaggactgaggatcgtTCTCGGGACCATCACCCTTTTTTAACTAGTACTAACATACTTGTATCCTCCGCTCGGGATTTGAaggaagaaaactgcacccttgtgtgattgagaatgggactgaggttcccaataattGAATGCTTATACtgtgtttgtaagattgatgTGATATACGAGAATGAACAGCCTAAGAGAGTCAGGGCTAATGATTAGCACAATGGACGCAGCTCGGCCATTGTGAACCGGGGTcaactaaataaacaatggactcggcctaagcgagccgaagtcagctgagtaaacagagggctcggcctaagggcaccaaCCCTGAAcaccttttttattggttttgatATATTATTGAAAgtacatgtttattgttgttaccTTGATGCTTTTAATTCATCGAATTTCTGTTTAACTATTTAAAGATTGGTTAGATGCTACCACTgtttatgtgtttgttgtttatggtttttttttgctcggccttggctcacgggtgctacgtggtgcaagtaaagggaaagggaaattggaccaaccatgagttggagagctctgggggcgaggtgtacattgtcagctgttcgtctgccacgaccgagggaaagtataaggacagagccttaaaatttgtattttgccattagagtggctactAGTTGTATAAAACTTTTTagagttgtaaattgtcttttaaaccctgtttttgggatcccatgtaccaaacgtctattttaatgaaaattaactatttatgatcaaaatccttttaaccctaaccagaTAATTGACTTTAGGAACATATTAttgttcaaacaacttgattagcaagtcttgcagtATTTTAAAATAcgtagtgtaacggtcttggttatccagggcgttacacatgtggtatttcctctctatatgcttttctctttttttacttcgaggttctttcgaattctcTTTAGCCTCATTATTGTCACGGTACaatatgagtggtttatccattcctgcAATAACACTAAGATTAGTGTAGAACTTCTTCAGCTAGACTTTTTTCTTAGCCGCCTCAGAAACAGCTATGTAAACATCCTCGATGGTGGAGTATGAAATGATAGGCtgcttaacgcttctccaaatcacaacttcacccccaagagtaaacaccgtTCCAAAAGTTAACTTCGTGTCATCTACATCCGTctgaaaattagaatcagtgttTCCTATCGGTTCCAGTGAACCACCTGAATAAACTAGCATATAATCCTTTATCCTTCAAAGATACTTCAGTATGTGCGTGACCGCTACCCAATGTTCTCTACCAGGATTTGAATGGTACCTACTTACAACTCCCACTGCATGGCATATGTCTGGCCTAGTGCATagcatagcatacataagacttccaACTACAAATGCATAGGGAATCTGTttcatctcttcttcctcttgaggATTTTGTGGAGACTTCTTCTTAGAAAGATGAACTCCATGTTGGGATGACAATAGTCCCTTCTTCGAGTTTGCCATAGAGAAACGTTTAAGTACCTTATTTATGTACGTTGCTTAAGATAGTGCCAACATCTTGTTCTTCCTATCATAAATGATCTAGATACCGAGAACAtaactagcttcacccaaatctttTATCTGAAATTTTTTCCCGAGCttattctttatgtttggttataTCTTGACATTGTTGCCAATGAGCAAGATATCAACTACATAAAGTACAAAGAACTCCATCATGTCATTTTTCCCTTAGTTTGAAAACACATGGTTCATTGACATTctgctcaaaaccataggtcTTAATTATTTCATTGACACATGGAGcatgaagcttgtttaagtccataaatggacctattgagCTTGCCAACTTTCTTTTCCTGTCCAGCTACAACAAACCCTTTTGGTTGATCTTtctaaatggtctcatcaagaaagccattgagaaatgttgtcttaacatccattttccaaatctcataatcaagagttgcggctatggataagagtatgcgaatggattttaACATGGCCACTGGAGAGaaaatttcttcatagtcaactcCCTCTCTTGGGTATAACCATTTTCcacctttccatcagctcctctcGTTTTCTTGTAGGTCCACATGCATCCAATGGGCCTAAAATCCATCAGCGCTTCTACAAGATCCTAGACAGAGTTGGAGTATATGGACTTAATTTCCttgttcatggcttcgagccatagatCCTTTTCAGAACTAACCATTGCCTTTTTAAAGGAAAATGGATCATCGTCACGAGTGTTGTTTactaccatattggtttcaccatccatcccATAGCATTTCGGattccgagaaaccctcccactacaccGTAACTATCTGACTTGGACCAGCTGTCTATTCTTCTTCCATGTTCTTATCTACTTGCATCGGTATGGGTTGAACATTTCCTCTTGATTGCATTTCTTCCAGCACTAATTTACTCCAAGGTTTGAAGCTTTCCATGTGGTCGTTTTATTGAAAATTAGAGTTTGTAaaaacaaacactttcttgtcaacTGGACTATAAAACAAACCATTTCGAGTACTTTTAGGATATCCTACAAATAAGCAAACCTCAGTTCGAGATTATAGCTTTCCTTCCTTTATCCTTGGGACATGAGCAGGACACCTCTgaattctataatggtgtaaactaggttcacgtccattccataattccatagGCATTTTGGAGATAGCCTTAGACAATACAACATTTAAAATGTCATTAGCTGTCTGAATGGCATACCCCCAAAAAGACGTTGGTAGAGTGGAATAACTAATCATTGACCTAACCATTTCTAACAACGTTTGGTTCCGACACTCAACAACACCATTTTTTTGCGGAGTCCCTGGGCAGAAAGTTGAGACAAATTCCCAAACTCTGTaagatgatcttggaactgattttataagtttaacctatagtttaagaatatcaattataacataaggtttgattaagatagctgattataaagatttcatttattatactataaggtttagatagaactaataagatcatgtcACTTGTCATAACCATGAATATTagggaattaagtatttttgatgaatagttttaataaaagaaagatctagaagctctagaaccttccagcagctttaaaatcgtattatgactcagtcaaagctatttatccaattcaaattaagctgataaagtgcaattacgtgtctagtatttcaacgtatgtcgatatatcccCACACTCGAGATACGAAAGACATGTCAACTTCGCACAAACAAAACCACGAGCACTCGGAAGatagggccaggcgatatatcgcctagggtggacGATATATAGGCCTTAGGGACACATTTTCAAACGTTgtagaaaccgagcttgattcatcccttaacctcttgacttgcctctgaacgtatTTGACTGAGTtttaagcacctgttgaacgaatattcaaatatttttcaattaatattcattattttattcaagctaaaatgagatattttcactccttgaactctataaataggacctagtacccagccatttttctcattcttcaagttgtgttcagagccttcaagctgctaggtttaatatagagtgatacacttgggtttgggataaaagctttatcatcttaagctttataaacacttgggaagtgatatACAGTGTGTTTTTAATATATAGGtatagatcggttctagtacatccaaaggtattcttattcttaagtacATTTCTAGATGGttcttagttttctttagttttctttactcaaatcctaaattgttgttttcgattcttggttaggtatttaacttctttgaacttaagatttattttcggtaagcttcttcttggtggtttagttctcttctttatcatctcttttcattagaaatactcaccattcttattgttggttttaggagtattccaaatcTCGTCATTGTTCAGATATATCCCGGTGTTggcaaggaaaataggatagtttatgtttatatgatatgctatgcttatgatatgctatgcttatgttatgctatcttatgttatgttcacattatgtttatagtccttgggcacatgacttgtctagatagcaagccccacaaatttatgggcatatgacttgcttggctaacaatccccacaaatctatgggcctatgacttgcttagttaacaagccccaagaagtatgatggccattgtagtcttataggatatatgttttatagtatatgtttatgatatagccttatgtatatgcttatatgtgttagtacattttccttgctgggcattaggttcactcctttatttttttatgtgatgcaggaaaattgATATGGtagcggaaggattcttggtagcttggcttgtgtattaatgaggaagggattcgatggactgcgtgacaaTTCTACGACGAAGTTATTTTATTTAGtgtctttaaattatgtttttatgtatttttcgcatttatttttgtaaacaacttcatttaatttaaagttatgttttattttaaaacaatgggatcccataccgctcatttatgtatgTCAGTATTTACTTTGgagattttaataaagttatgaatattccttatgtatgttttctcaaaaatagtggctatgtctaatagttttaatggtccaaggtcttagaaatagttgggtcactactgttggtatcagagcaacggttcatctgcatgaagttctccttgatacacacactcaagctctaaatctaaccgccaatgtaagtgtttatgttatagttattatgtttatatgtatagctaacgttttagtctttACGTTTTTAGTTAAGGAtgaatggagccttgacctatg
It encodes the following:
- the LOC133799791 gene encoding secreted RxLR effector protein 161-like, which encodes MANSKKGLLSSQHGVHLSKKKSPQNPQEEEEMKQIPYAFVVGSLMYAMLCTRPDICHAVGVVSGSLEPIGNTDSNFQTDVDDTKLTFGTVFTLGGEVVIWRSVKQPIISYSTIEDVYIAVSEAAKKKV